The following DNA comes from Teredinibacter haidensis.
ATGGCCTTCCTTTTTCATATTCGCTCATCCCTGGTGGCAATATTCAGTTTGCCGGTGGGTATTCTGACTGCGTTTATCATCATGCATGCTCAAGGCATTAACGCCAATATCATGTCGCTCGGAGGGATCGCGATTGCCATTGGCGCGATGATTGATGGAGCAATCGTCATGATTGAAAACATGCATAAACACATGGAAAAGACGCCGTTGACCAAAGAGAATCGTTGGCAGGTTGTCGCGGAGTCGGCCTCTGAGGTTGGGCCAGCGCTGTTTTTTAGTTTGCTGATTATTACAGTGAGTTTCGTTCCTGTATTTACTTTAGAGGCTCAAGAGGGGCGGATGTTTAGCCCACTTGCTTATACCAAGACCTATGCAATGGCCGCGTCCGCGGCACTGGCAATCACCTTGGTGCCGGTATTAATGGGGTATTTTATTCGCGGTCGTGTCTTGCCGGAACACAAAAATCCCATCAATCGCTTTTTAACTGCGACGTATATGCCCGTGCTGAAAAAAGTGCTGGCGTTTCCAAAAATGACGCTAGTGATCGCGCTGTTGCTACTTTCGACTGTCATGTGGCCCTTAGGAAAAATCGGCAGTGAGTTTATTCCGCCATTGGATGAAGGCGACTTGATGTACATGCCAACCACGTATCCCGGGATATCAATCGGTAAAGCTCGAGAGTTACTGCAGCAAACCGATAAGCTGATTGCCAGTGTGCCCGAAGTAAAAACAGTGTTCGGTAAGATCGGGCGAGCGGATTCTGCGACCGACCCCGCACCGCTCACCATGATAGAAACCTTCATTCAATTAAAACCACAAAGCGAGTGGCGAGAAGGTGTCACCACTGAAACGCTAAAAAAGGAATTTGATGCGTTGGTTAAACTTCCAGGTGTCACAAATGCTTGGGTGATGCCCATTAAAACGCGCATCGATATGTTAGCCACGGGCATTAAAACGCCGGTGGGCATAAAAATCGCGGGGCCGGATTTAACGGTGATACAGGACATCGGAAAGCAGTTGGAGGTGATTTTAAAAGATGTGCCCGGTACGGCATCGGTTTACTCAGAGCGCGTAGCTGGCGGGCGCTATCTCAACGTAGATATTAACCGGGCAAAAGCTGCGCGCTTTGGGTTGAATATTGCGGATGTTCAACAGGTCATCGCTTCTGCGATTGGCGGTATGAATGTCACGCAAACCGTGGAAGGGCTTGAACGTTACCCCGTGAATATTCGGTATCCTCAGTCGTATCGAGATTCGCCCCAACAACTTGCGTTACTGCCGATTGTTACGCCCAGAGGTGAGCGGATAGCCCTTGGTGATGTCGCTGATGTAAGGATAGAAGATGGCCCCCCAGGAATAAAAAGTGAGAACGCACGCATAAATGGTTGGACCTTTGTGGATATCGATGGCATTGACGTCGGTACCTATGTTGTGAACGCTCAGCAGGTAGTTGCAGAGCAGCTTGAATTACCAGCGGGTTATTCGGTGGGGTGGTCCGGACAGTATGAATACATGGAGCGTGCCAAAGCCAAACTGACTTACGTCATTCCTTTGACCTTGGCCATTATCGCCATATTGCTGTTTATGAACTTCCGAAGCTTTATCGAAGTGGCAATATTGATGGGGACATTACCATTCGCCCTGATTGGTAGTATTTGGCTGATGTATTTTGAAAGCTTTAATTTCTCTATCGCCGTTGGCGTGGGTTTTATTGCTCTAGCCGGTGTTGCCGTCGAAATCAGTGTGATTATGTTGGTGTACTTAAATCAAGCTTGGAATCGGGCTAAGGCTGATGCTGAGGGCGGGGTGCTGTCGTCTGAAGCACTCCGACAAGCGGTTATCGATGGGGCGGGTCTTCGTGTTCGGCCAGTCATGATGACGGCGGCTGCCGTGACCGTCGGTCTGCTTCCAATTTTATACGGTTCAGGCACAGGTTCCGAAGTGATGAGCCGGATTGCCGCGCCGATGGTTGGCGGGATGATCAGTGCGGTGTTTTTAACGCTGTTGGTGTTACCGGCCGTGTATTTCCTATGGAAGAAACGTGTTTCCTAATCTCTCATGCCGGCACTTGATTAACGGTGTCGGCAATTTTAACCTTCAAAAGGATGAAAATCTCATGAAAAATAAATTTTTTAAGTTTGGTGTATTGGGCGCTCTTATTTTGTTACTGGGTGCCTGCTCTTCGTCGATGTACCACAAGGCACTAATGAAGGGCCAAATTGTTAAGGTGAATGATCGTGAAGTCGTGATGTGTATTGGCAGTCGGGAAGGAGCGAAGGCGAACGATGAATTCCGTGTTGTGCGTTCGACCTTCCGTACAGATGTTGTCGAAGAGGGTGAATCTGACTACGAGCTCATCGAAGTCGGTCGTGTTGAAATCGTAAGTATCGTTGATGAACATTATGCGGTCGCTAAAGTGATTAATGGAGATATTCAACTTCACGATGTTGCTGAAAGAGCTAAGTAGTATGTGCCTTGAGCGATTGGGGCCTCACATCGGGCGCCAATCGTTTTCGTCTGGTTAAGTGAATTTCAAAATTGTAATGTCCGTGTCATGTTTGTGTTGGTTGCTGTCATCTACTGTTATTTTTGGTGCTCCTTTAAATTCGCTTGAGATATTAAGGGGTGATTGAAAATAAACACAAGGGTAAGGATGGCGTAGTGAAAATCGCATATTTCGGGGATGATTTTTTTATTAATTGTTTTTATATGCTGCGAGAATTTGGGCATGAAATAGCGTATGTATTCGTTTGCGCAGAAGAAGGGTATGGCGACAAGTTACTTGCACTGGCGAATGCTGAGAACATTCCCATAAGGTTCGATAAAGTAGAGGCTGGATTTGTAGATAAAATCATTTGTGAAGATAAAATTGACTGTGTTTTTTCTGCTGGTTACGGATGGAAAATCAAATTTGATTACGATGCTGTCATGTCAGTGAATGTTCATCCAACGCTGTTGCCGATGGGGAGGGGGCCCGACGCGGCGGCTTGGGTAACGCTCAAATACAGAGAGAGTGCAGGCGTTACTTTCCACAAACTGAATGGTGTCTTTGATGCGGGTGATATCCTATGCCAAAGGTCAATCGTGTTAGAGGAGCAGGATGGCTGGGAAATGTACATGGCGAAGGTCCAGATTGAGGTGGCTTGGGCTCTTCCTGAGTTGCTAGAGAATATTTCCGAGCTTTATGAAAAAGCAATGAGTCAGGAGTCAGGCGTTAATTGGCCACCGGCTACAATAGCTGAGCGATTAATCGATTGGGATATGACTCAAGATAAAATCAGAACCATCACAAAAGCGTTTGGTCGATGGGGCGTGATTGCATTGGTGGGCGATACGTATTTACTCATTAATGATCTTGAACTTAGCACTTATTCACATAGTTTTCCGGTAGGAAAACCATTAAACGAAGACCGTTATGCTTTCACTATCGCGACTAAAGAGGGGCTCGCGCTTTTGGCTAAAAAGAATATTCTTCGGACGCTTGACGTTACTGAAGCGCGGAATCTTGGTTTATCAATCGGTCATTGATTATCTTAATGAGTATTGAGCCCTCGTTGGTTTATGTATAACGGTTTTATGGTAGGAAACGATCCTAGTTGGTATCGGTTATTTGGGCGTCACTTGGCGCTGGTTACAACCGGAAACTGGATGGCAAATTCTGTTTTCCCTCTTTCACTGGTGCAACGTATGGTACCGTTATGTAGATCGATAATAGCTTTCACAATGGCGAGCCCCAAACCACTACTGCCTGAGTGCCGGGCGCCCTTTACTTGATAAAAACGATCAAAAAGTCTGTTGATTTCACTCGCCGGAATAGGCTCTCCCGTATTACTGATGGAGAGCCATACACGTGGTTTTTCTCTGCTATTTTGTACATTGGTTTTGAGCTGAATCGTAATTGACCCTTCTCTTGGTGTATGCCGGATAGCATTCGATACAATATTGTTAAGGGCGCGACGAATCATGTTTTTGTCGCCGTCGATACTTACAGGGTCTAGTGAGATGCTCAATTTAATCTCCTTCTCATCAAGCAGATCAGCAAAATAGTCGATAATGGATCTAACCTCGGTGTCGATAGCAAAAGGCTCATGAACAAAATCAAGTTGAGCATTGTCTGTCTTTGCCAGCCATAGCATGTCATTG
Coding sequences within:
- a CDS encoding efflux RND transporter permease subunit, with translation MIESIIRWSVGNRFFVLLATAILVGVGLFSLKRTPVDAIPDLSDVQVIIKTSYPGQAPQVVEDQVTYPLTTAMLSVPGAVTVRGYSFFGDSYVYIIFDEQTDLYWARSRVLEYLSQVAPSLPPAAKPQLGPDATGVGWVYIYSLIDRTGKHDLSQLRSLQDWFLKYELQTVPGVSEVAAVGGMVKQYQVTVNPEKLRAFGIPLSHIQMAIKRANQEVGASVVEMAEAEYMVRASGYLQSEEDLANIPLGVNENGTPLLLKDVADIGLGPQMRRGIAELNGEGETVGGVVVMRFGENAQTTIDGVKAKLEQLKQGLPEGVEVVTVYDRSGLIERAVENLWHKLLEEFVVVALVCMAFLFHIRSSLVAIFSLPVGILTAFIIMHAQGINANIMSLGGIAIAIGAMIDGAIVMIENMHKHMEKTPLTKENRWQVVAESASEVGPALFFSLLIITVSFVPVFTLEAQEGRMFSPLAYTKTYAMAASAALAITLVPVLMGYFIRGRVLPEHKNPINRFLTATYMPVLKKVLAFPKMTLVIALLLLSTVMWPLGKIGSEFIPPLDEGDLMYMPTTYPGISIGKARELLQQTDKLIASVPEVKTVFGKIGRADSATDPAPLTMIETFIQLKPQSEWREGVTTETLKKEFDALVKLPGVTNAWVMPIKTRIDMLATGIKTPVGIKIAGPDLTVIQDIGKQLEVILKDVPGTASVYSERVAGGRYLNVDINRAKAARFGLNIADVQQVIASAIGGMNVTQTVEGLERYPVNIRYPQSYRDSPQQLALLPIVTPRGERIALGDVADVRIEDGPPGIKSENARINGWTFVDIDGIDVGTYVVNAQQVVAEQLELPAGYSVGWSGQYEYMERAKAKLTYVIPLTLAIIAILLFMNFRSFIEVAILMGTLPFALIGSIWLMYFESFNFSIAVGVGFIALAGVAVEISVIMLVYLNQAWNRAKADAEGGVLSSEALRQAVIDGAGLRVRPVMMTAAAVTVGLLPILYGSGTGSEVMSRIAAPMVGGMISAVFLTLLVLPAVYFLWKKRVS
- a CDS encoding formyltransferase family protein gives rise to the protein MKIAYFGDDFFINCFYMLREFGHEIAYVFVCAEEGYGDKLLALANAENIPIRFDKVEAGFVDKIICEDKIDCVFSAGYGWKIKFDYDAVMSVNVHPTLLPMGRGPDAAAWVTLKYRESAGVTFHKLNGVFDAGDILCQRSIVLEEQDGWEMYMAKVQIEVAWALPELLENISELYEKAMSQESGVNWPPATIAERLIDWDMTQDKIRTITKAFGRWGVIALVGDTYLLINDLELSTYSHSFPVGKPLNEDRYAFTIATKEGLALLAKKNILRTLDVTEARNLGLSIGH